The genomic interval AAAAAtgagtgtgggtgtgtgtttaATTGTTGGAAACTCAACAAAATACGGGAAGGAAACCTATCTAAAACTCAAGACTCCGGAAGGTCACCACCCATGCTCCTTAATCAACAGAATAGAGCCGTGTTTCCTCAGACAAGGTCCTCAGCACACATTTGATTTTGTGGTGGAATTGTAAACATGTCTGTAAAATGATGTCTCTTTGTAACGTAGATCCTGCTTTTAAAACTTTAGTCatctttgaaaacaattttaatttattttttcccttgcctttctttgtcctactttctattttccattaccttttattctatttctatatttctagCAATACAtgtggaactttaaaaaaaattagaaactacaTATTACAGAAAAAACAATCATAATTCTACCAAACAGAAATCATCACTGGGTTAATATTTTCACACATATTTACACAGGCTTTTTCCCCATagctatgtgtatatttttttttattttttttatttatttattcattttagagaggagaggaagagaaagagagagagagagagagagagagaggagagggggaggagttggaagcatcaactcccatatgtgccttgaccaggcaagcccagggtttcgaaccagcgacctcagcatttccaggttgacgctttatccactgcgccaccacaggccaggcctatgtgtatatttttaataaaacccaGGATagtattttaagtattaaataatcCACCATATCATGAAAtatccagaactttttttttaatgaatgtcaTTAAATCTGCTTAACATCAAAATCTGAAGTATGTGAAgaattttaacataatttatcTGGATTGAGGTAAGGGATAAGAATCAACAGTTTGTTAGAAGACAATATTGGGTTTGAATTAATGTGTTCATTGAGAAGTTGATCACAGAAGGGTTCTGAGTGAGAATGTATTCTGTTGAGGGAACATTGTGGGGTTCACAGCATGGCCTGGGCTAGACTTAGTGCCTCTCTTTGGCACTAGGTGTGAAGCACTCTCTGCCTACTTCCATCTTAGTACTCATCACATTAGAATGAAattacattatcttatttacctttttttccagACTATAAAATCCCTGAAGAATCCTGCAAAGAATAAGATAAATAATCACTGCCACCATTTTAAAGTACTTACTCTGCATATACTATTGTATTTGAAGACTCAAAAATTTGAGATACTATCTTATTTTACAGACAGTAACTAATGCTCAAGAACCAGGGAAAGTAACAAAATGTTACACAATTATTATGTGGAAGAACTATAATACTTTCAATTTACTTTTGTGTTAAGCCAACATGATACATGTTGAGGtaatttatgaatgaataaatgattgaatgaatgaatgattgaatgaatgaatagaaatataaaagaataacttaaaaattcattgtttaattaattaagtaaaatataatttcagaGGGACAATtaccaaataattatttttgttgatgTTTCTAGAGGCTGTCCTAACCTGTAAATACCCAAAGAAGACCATGGCCTCCAGGTTAGAGTGGAAGAAGCTGGGGAAGAGTGTCTCCTTTGTTTATTATCAACAGGCTCTGAAAGGTAAGAGCTGTGAATCCAGACGAGCAAGAGGACAATCACCAAGCACAGCTCAGATCCTttagtccagtggtccccaaccttttttgggccacggaccggtttaatgtcagaaaatattttcacggaccggcctttacggtgggacggataaatgtatcacgtgaccgagacaagcgtcaagagtgagtcttagacggatgtaacagagggaatctggtcatttttaaaaaataaaacatcgttcagacttaaatataaataaaacggaaataatgtaagttatttattctttctctgtggaccagtaccaaatggcccatggactggtaccggtccgtggcctgggggttggggatcactgctttaGTCGATGAGGACAAGACATGGCTGACTACCGAAAAGGTGTTTCTGTACCTGTGAGATGGAACCAACAGTGAGTGCCTGAGACCTTGAACACAGCCACAAAAAAGGGAAGTCCCTGGCCCCTTCATTTCTCAGCTCAGTTCCTGGAGGGtgtaaaatgaaatcatttttctAGCCTAAGTGGATTCAACTCTCAAGAGAAAGGAGGACAAGATGGTGCTGGGTTGAGATGGAGAGTCACTGCCCAGTTATAAGAACATCACCATATTTTCGTATCTCCATTGGAAAGCTAGGCCATCACTGAAATGCTTAGGGAGTTAAGACTTATAGGAGGGTAAATATAACTACCTTTATCTagtgctttttttgttttacatttctactCTCTATTCTTCCTATTGAATATGTGATGAGCTTTTGATTTAAACTGTTGATAGTGATGGATAAAAGAAATACTATGATGAGTACTATTagctgggtgatgggtacagTGAGGTCCATCTTACTAATGTACCACAGGGTGCTGATAACATAGCTGTCTTTACTTGAATTTTCTACACTAGCCAATTCTGGTACCTAAATGTTATACAAAATGCTGTATTAATTCCATACACATGACTATCAAAAACTAACCAAAAGAATGCTTTTAAAGATGCCCTCACCTTTTCTTTTGTGGAGTATCATACTGGTCACCACACAGCACAGAAAGTTACTGTCCCAGCTAATTTAACCAGGTTCTCCAGTATCTTTTTGAAGGCAGGAATGTTTCCTAAGCATACTAGCAAGGGTGTATGTATAGGAATATGGAACTGAATGGTCTTATGTGAAGAAtgtcattctaaaaaaaaaaaagtttggcctgaccaggcggtggcacagtggatagagcgtcggactgggatgcggaagacccaggttcgagaccccgaggtcaccagcttgagcgcgggctcatctggtttgagaaaaagctcaccagcttggacccaaggtccctggcttgagcaaagggttactcggtctgctgaaggcccgcggtcaaggcacatatgagaaagcaatcaatgaacaactaatgattgatgcttctcatttctctctgttcctgtctgtctgtccctatctatccctctctctgactctctctctgtctctgtaaaaaataaataaataaattttaaaaaaagtttgaaatagcAACACCCATatgcaatttttaaagtttttttaaattgagtttatcaataggaaaataaatgCTTTGGCTACCGAGAAAAGTGACTTGCGGAAGGTAGTATATTGGAAGTTACTTGCGTCATTATCCACAtcattgtcttctttttctcaaaGGTGATTTTAAAGACCGAGCTCAGATGATGGACTTTAGTATCAGGATCAAAAACGTTACAAGAGCCGATGCTGGGAAATATCGTTGTGAAGTTAGCACCCCATCTGAGCAAGGCCAAACCCTGGAAGAGGATACAGTCACTCTAGAAGTATTAGGTGATGTGCTTGTAGCTGTGCAATTACTGCTGTTCCCCACTCTCATCTCTATCACTCAGCCCTGGGGACAATGAGGTGACTCGGGGCCCCAGTCAGCAAAGTGACAGGACCGTCAGTGCCACCTTTCCTGCAACGTCTTGACTATTTCTCACTTCACCTCATTGGCTGATCATTGACTGACCATTGGCTGATGAAATTTTACTATTACTAATTCATTATCATGAAACCTCTCTTTATTTAAGATTCAGGTAAATCCTAATGGTCGTACACTGTCCGTTGGAGCATTTTTCCCAAGAGTTGTTTTTGTAATAGCTTTCAGCATATGTGGTATTTCTCCTACCACATAAAATAGTATCACAtgaggtgattttttaaaaagcggTAAAACAAAAAGAGCAGAGAAATTACCAAAATTATTTGGTAAAGAAATCAGCATTTGTTGTCAGGCCCTTTCAAATACAAAATCTTACTTAATTTTCACTGACAGTCTGATTTTCCCAGATGAGGACATAGAATGTAAATGATTTccccaagaccacacagctagtaagtgtcTGGACAAGGGTTTGGATCCGGGTGGGGTTTACTCCAAAGCCATTATGGTTGGTTACTGCAAAAATTGCAGATGGATATCAACAGCTCATGATTCCTGTTGGTAGAGGAACATGATCTCTGCTCCTTCACATATGCTATTATAAACTACCAAGCAAGGGCAATAAAATCACTCCTTTTTCTATGTAGTCCAGCTTCTTTCTAAAATACTAGTGATGTATTAGTATAAGAGATTCAGAAAACCTTGCGGGATAATTCTTCTGTTGCTACATGTCAGTGATCACAGACTTAGCATCATAAACCCCACCCGTCTGTTAGCTCACAGTGCTGGAGATGAGAAGTCTAGCGGGACAAGGCAGGGTCCCCTCCCAAGGATTCATGAGGCTGAAATCTGCCATCTAACAAGAGAATGTCTAATCATTCTTGTGCTTTGAATCTTTGACTTTCCCTTTTGTGATCAGCcagaaaaaaacacttaaagGAGTCAGTGATTAGGTCAACCTCGATCATAAAGATCGTGGATTTGGGACCTTAACTGTATCTCCCAAGTTCCTTCAGAATGGTACCTAAATCAGTACTTCATTGAACAAATGAGAGGAAGTATATATAAACGAGGGCTGGGGGACTTGAAGGACCATCTTAGAATTCTGTCTACCACTTAGAATTCTGTTTTTTCCTGGATTTAAGTTATTTTGCAAAATATAGTTTACAAATCCCTGGAACCAGACTAACCCTAACTCAGGTATGCTTTCATCTGGTCAGTTCAAGGCAGAACAAGATGTTAGTTTTAGCACTGGGCCTGAGAAATATACTCAAGTTTGACTTCTTTGGAATACAGTTGGTAATCAAACATTAAAACCAttggtgcgggggggggggggggagtagagatTAGAGATTGTTTTTCTAAGGAAGAATAGTTACATTAGCGAGCATAATGCTTGCTGTTATAATAGAAAAGCATCCTCAGTGAGCAGCTTAACATAATAGAAGGTTTCCATGTAGGTCAAGTCCCACTGGTGGGGGCAGCGATTGCAGTGGTGGAGCTATATTATCTACTGCATGAAATTATTAGACACCCAACTTCATGTAGATGTATCTTCAATACATGGCTTTCTGAGGTCACCATGGGTGTTGAGACCTCcttggtggtgggagggggctggggagcgAACGACTGGAGAATCATACGGGAAGCTTTTATGGATTCATGCAAGGAAGCAGTAGGTCTTTTGAACACATAGTTAGTCTCTGTCACAGGTGTTTGATAAATCTTTGCTTGGCTGTTAAAATTTTTGTTCAGCTTATAAATAACCAATGCCATTTGACTCCCACCCCTCAGTGGCTCCAGGAGTTCCATCATGTGAAGTCCCTAATTCTGCCCTGAGTGGGACTGTGGTAGAGCTGCGATGTCAGGACAAAGAAGGGAACCCAGCTCCTGAATACACATGGTTTAAGGATGGCACCCGTTTGGTAGGGAATCTAAAACTTGACACCCAAAGCACCAACAGCTCATACACCATGAATACAAAAACTGGAACTCTGGTAAGGTCATTGCAAACCTTGGCCTAATAACTGCTCTATATTTGGTGGAGGGAAAAATTGTTGGAACTAAAATGATGCAGGACAGAGGGCTGATCACATTGCTTGTTAAAGGAGAGGGCAGCAGAGAGGGTGGGGGTACATGCACGGAGACATGAGGGGAAGGGCTGCTACAGGAGGTGGGAAGACACACACAACCAGGAGCGGAGCACGCAGAGGTCTGCACAGTGACCTGGGACAGAGCCAGCCTGATTCCTGATGACCAGGTTGTTCATGCCAGCTGCCTTCCTGGCCTGGAaaggtactgtatttccccatgtgtaagacgtactttttaaaaaaaaatttgaggtataaaaactggatgtgtctcatacagaggttgtagattttttacttgcatttcccgctttttcatgcttgtttttgtgctcattgttgaagacagtgatttgtcatcagacacaaatgaggacaagctaatggatgggagttttgagagtgatgagaagttgtatgaattttatgatgaataaaacttgagttcaataactttatgtaatacctttttttttttttttcaaatttcaggccccaaattaaggtgcatcttatacatggggaaatcaGTAGTTAAGTACAGTCTCATATTTACAGTATCAGGGAAATGCACAAaatttcttgggggggggggcccttACCTCAGTGCCAGCCATATAGGAATAGTGACTGTTGCCAACCTAGGATAGGATATCTGTCATTAGGCTCTTCTGTAACTAGATCAACAATTGACTCAAtgtctttagatttttttccagattttctGACTGATTAAAAAACCTTTCTAGGAATACTGATGGAAACCTATGCATATGCTCTTTAAAGTTAAGGACAATTTTTTGTCTCTGACTTTTCAAAGTAGagttgaaagtaaaaataaagatcattaaacttaaaactttatttttcattcaaagaAATACAACATGTCAGTTTAAAAATGTCTGATTTCCAGTAATGCAGAATCACTACCATAACCATTAACAAAAACTTAAAggcatggtgcctgaccaggcggtggcgtagtagatagagcgtcggactgggatgcagaggacccaggttcgagaccccgaggtcgccagcttgagcgcgggctcatctggtttgaggaaaagcccaccagcttgaacccaaggttgctggctccagcaaggggctgctcggtctgctgaaggcccgcggtcaaggcacatatgagaaagcaatcaatgaacaactaaagtgttgcaacgcgcaatgaaaaactaatgattgatgcttctcatctctctccgttcctgtctgtctgtccctgtctatccctctctctgactcactctctgactcactctctgtctctgtaaaaaaataaaaataaaaattaaaatattttaaaaaaacaacaacttaaaGGCATGGTAATAATAAttttgatgaattttaaaaagagggtaTAATATTTCCTTTACACCTTTAATCTGTAAATACATGATAACATTTAAAACTGAGATTCTGtagctcatctctctcccttcctgtctgtctgttcctatccctgactctctctgtctctgtcaaacaaacaaataaataaaaacgagATCCTCTGGTAAATGACAAAGCTTATTAATAAAGTGGCTATATAACAAAGCCTATCACTGGGTGTAGCTCCTCCCCAAGGAAGGCCATGCTCCGGCCCTCTGGGTGTTAGCAGGCTCAAGTCAGCAGGTCCGAGTGACTTTACACTGAGAAATTGGGCAGAAAACTTGCCTCACACTTAGCTATAtttagttttcaaatttattttttctcagagcAGGTGATTAAAACCCCAAGGCCAGTCTGAAATGATATAGATTCACTTTTGTCAGCCTCAACCTTTGAAATATCTTTTAAGTATTCTGGCTTTTGGGAGAGTGAGAGATAATTCCATAGAGTTAAAACAAACGAAGAAAAGCTTCAATCCCACCACTTTGAAGTATACAGAAAGAAGAAGTAGGTGGGTGGTGGGTAAAGAAAGTGAAAGAGGGAAAGGAGTCAACAAAAGCCTTGGCTATTTTTAGGAACATAATATTGCATGAAGATCAAAgaccatgggggtgggggagtgctcCTTAGAGTTTCATGGCTCTCCTGGGTGCCTTCAGCAGTGACCACTGTGGGACCGAACGGGTGACAGGAAGGCACTGAAAGAATGATTCTGAGGACCCTCTTACCCTTTGTACTGGTCCCTGCAGTACCCTCTTACTAAGTCCAGGACCACTGTAttcattcctccttccctcccccccctctatccttcctctccctcttccttcctgactCTGGCCTTCCCTCCTTCTTGTCTTCCTTCTTACCTGTCTGCCTGACATTCAGCCTTCCtttcagtctttttctttctatatgtctgcctccctccctctcttccttccttcctcttttcctcaagGGGATAAAACTACTAATAGCAAGTGTGAAACCTATTATAGCCAAGTCTTACCTTTCAGTTGCTTTAGCACGGAGTGGAAGGGGCAAGGGTTGGActtcatgttttcaaaattttcaaaaattttacaaCTGACAGAATTTAGAATCCTATGAACTACATCAGTTTTGATTTTCTCGGGCTCCACATTGCTTCCTGGTAGGAACACTGGTTCTTCAGAGGAGGTATTAATATTTGCTATTGCCCTGAATACACTATGACTTCAGAAAGTGTAGCAGTCCTTTTAGGCCAAGGAGGCGTTCATTTATAAATGGCGTTAACTAGAATTAGAAATACCTAGAAAAGTTAATACTACAATGAACTATAAACTCTAAGAGATTCCCATGCTCTTATAACTGTACTACTTTCACAGtgccatacacacacaaaaaaaggacacTTCATAAGTTTTTTTCTGTCAAACTGGAGACCTAGCTATTCACTCCTGCAGGCTTGGAAAATATTTGAATTCACAGTTAAAGTATAAGATCTTAAGTCATTGAAAAGGAAGGAGTAACTTTAGGCAAAAATTCAAGGAACATGGTTATTTTAGGAGTCTACTTACAgatttattgctttaaaaatgcatttgactTTGAGTTGTAGGCACACAACAGAagccaacagttcaaatgctagagatgttcacctgaaacctatgtactcttattggtcagtgtcaccccgttaaatgtaatttctaaataaataagtggataaataatactttttttccctttcacaaAATTCCAGCAATTTAACACTGTTTCGAAACTGGACAGCGGGGAGTATTCCTGCGAAGCCCGTAATTCGATTGGATCTCGCAGGTGCCCAGGGAAACGAATGCAAGTAGGTAAGCAGAAACATGGGGAGGAACATTTAAATGGCTTGCAGTTAGAAGGTGCAAGTAGTTGGGTGTGGAAGGAGCCAGGGGTGGAAAAGAGCTGAATGTTTGGGAGGATGAACTGCAGGGAATGTTTAAAACTACCTTGGCATGAAAGGTGTACTATTTTCAATGCATCTTCCAAACAAGCCAGGAATATTGAGCATTACactttacagatttttaaataataattttccaaataattgTTTTGTCACTGCTCATGAGAGCAATATTCTTTCAGACAGTAGCTAAGTGTCTTCTAATCACTCAGGGTCAGGGACTTGGTATGGGAgtttgaattccagctctgccacat from Saccopteryx leptura isolate mSacLep1 chromosome 2, mSacLep1_pri_phased_curated, whole genome shotgun sequence carries:
- the JAM2 gene encoding junctional adhesion molecule B → MARRSRHRLLLLLLRYLVVALGYHKTCGVSAPKDQVITAIEYQEAVLTCKYPKKTMASRLEWKKLGKSVSFVYYQQALKGDFKDRAQMMDFSIRIKNVTRADAGKYRCEVSTPSEQGQTLEEDTVTLEVLVAPGVPSCEVPNSALSGTVVELRCQDKEGNPAPEYTWFKDGTRLVGNLKLDTQSTNSSYTMNTKTGTLQFNTVSKLDSGEYSCEARNSIGSRRCPGKRMQVDDLNVSGIIAAVVVVALVISICALGVCYAQRKGYFSKETSFQKSSSASKDTTISENDFKHSKSFII